The Abditibacteriaceae bacterium genome includes a region encoding these proteins:
- a CDS encoding IS110 family transposase: MGHSPIHSPSDSSPDYTAFIGLDRSDARLDLCLHVPTTGEHEYSTLDNTPEQIGPWLEALRIRFTAQIKAGQKVALCLEQPAGGLLYHFLQCDFLEVYAVNPMSLARHRETLVTSRAKSDATDALYLMDLVRQYHQHLPVWQPSESAIRALSALVEQRRQAVDLRTQLTNWLTSHLKSYYPQALLLAGKELHTTVACDFLLRWPSLSEVKRARAATIRQFYVDHNSRRKDVMARRLQLIEESVPLHEDAALVNTAVLTTRLLAAQLKQLKGSIAEFDQKIEEVFNSHEDAFIFGSLPGSGSVYSARLLAALGSDRERFEDADAVEKYTGIAPIIKQSGKKHVVQRRRAKPKFVHQSFVEYADQSIRHCQWALAFYRCQRAKGKGHYAAVRSLAFKWIRIIFRCWQERVAYDEAKYLESLRRTRSPLLQHLSLPAAAACN, encoded by the coding sequence ATGGGTCATTCTCCTATCCATTCTCCCAGCGATTCCAGCCCGGATTACACGGCCTTTATTGGTCTGGACAGGAGTGATGCCAGACTCGATCTGTGCCTACACGTGCCCACCACAGGTGAACACGAATACAGCACCCTCGACAACACCCCTGAGCAGATCGGGCCCTGGCTCGAGGCACTGAGAATACGTTTCACGGCACAGATCAAAGCGGGCCAGAAAGTGGCGCTGTGCCTGGAGCAACCAGCCGGTGGCTTGCTGTATCACTTCCTCCAATGCGATTTTCTGGAGGTGTATGCCGTCAATCCGATGTCTCTGGCGCGCCATCGTGAGACTCTCGTCACCAGCCGCGCCAAGAGTGATGCCACCGACGCTCTGTACCTGATGGATCTGGTGCGCCAATATCATCAGCACCTGCCGGTCTGGCAACCGTCAGAGTCAGCGATCCGGGCGCTTTCGGCCCTGGTGGAACAGCGCCGTCAGGCCGTTGACCTGAGAACGCAACTCACGAACTGGCTGACGTCTCACCTCAAGAGCTATTATCCCCAGGCGCTGCTCTTAGCGGGAAAGGAGCTGCATACGACCGTGGCCTGCGACTTTCTGCTGCGCTGGCCCAGTCTGAGTGAAGTCAAGCGTGCCCGTGCCGCGACCATCCGCCAGTTCTACGTGGATCACAACAGTCGACGCAAAGATGTCATGGCACGGCGGCTCCAACTGATCGAGGAGAGTGTGCCTCTGCATGAAGACGCGGCCCTGGTCAATACAGCAGTGCTCACCACACGTTTGCTAGCGGCACAACTCAAACAGTTGAAAGGCTCCATTGCTGAGTTCGATCAGAAGATTGAAGAAGTCTTTAACAGCCATGAAGATGCCTTCATCTTTGGGAGCCTGCCCGGATCCGGCAGTGTTTACAGTGCGCGCTTGTTAGCCGCTTTGGGCAGTGACCGGGAACGCTTTGAAGATGCTGACGCCGTAGAGAAATACACGGGTATTGCGCCCATCATCAAGCAGAGCGGCAAGAAGCATGTCGTGCAGCGGCGGCGGGCTAAACCCAAGTTTGTCCATCAGAGTTTTGTCGAGTACGCGGATCAATCGATCCGGCACTGTCAGTGGGCGTTGGCTTTTTATCGCTGTCAGCGGGCTAAAGGGAAAGGCCATTATGCAGCGGTGCGGTCCCTTGCGTTTAAGTGGATCCGGATTATCTTCCGCTGTTGGCAGGAACGAGTGGCTTACGATGAGGCGAAGTATCTCGAGTCGTTACGTCGCACGCGTTCCCCACTACTGCAACATCTCTCGCTGCCTGCTGCGGCAGCCTGCAACTAA
- a CDS encoding type II secretion system protein GspG produces MKIGNRKISNGNQTVLRLCIACAVVIIVTGVCLNTTWSAAGQYIRYPQMFTGKTLKLTDKAVIAYRQKNGVLPQSLGQLRDVADDAPAIQEGGVVWDSWRHPLVYTLRGNDYLIVSYGRDGKLGGVGLDCDLSNVNLRPAESQLPFLQVLFHPLAQGMVWMSILSGVMAGLLAFSIVKPAEMNRQGSAGLAAKLVVTVAATLFMAVIITMLHVPSGH; encoded by the coding sequence ATGAAAATCGGCAACAGGAAAATCAGCAACGGGAACCAAACAGTTTTGCGCCTCTGCATTGCCTGTGCTGTCGTAATAATCGTGACGGGGGTTTGTCTCAATACGACGTGGAGTGCCGCAGGTCAATACATTCGATACCCCCAAATGTTCACTGGGAAGACACTCAAGCTGACCGATAAGGCTGTCATAGCATACCGGCAGAAGAACGGAGTCCTGCCCCAATCGCTGGGCCAACTCCGTGACGTTGCCGACGACGCTCCCGCTATTCAAGAAGGAGGCGTCGTTTGGGACTCATGGCGACACCCACTTGTGTATACATTACGTGGAAATGATTATCTCATCGTATCGTATGGACGCGATGGAAAACTCGGTGGAGTTGGACTTGACTGCGATTTATCGAATGTAAATCTAAGACCAGCAGAATCACAGTTGCCGTTTTTACAGGTTCTCTTCCATCCCTTAGCACAGGGAATGGTGTGGATGAGCATCCTATCCGGCGTAATGGCCGGGCTGCTCGCCTTTAGCATCGTAAAGCCAGCAGAAATGAATCGTCAAGGAAGTGCCGGGCTGGCTGCGAAACTTGTGGTGACGGTGGCAGCGACTCTCTTTATGGCCGTGATTATAACGATGCTGCACGTCCCATCAGGGCACTAA
- a CDS encoding AAA family ATPase: protein MITTIEGTLHENKSMFQELLSECIAGYLTSPDGIGHVDINVQSRLAAEENWTQVRDSHEQGNDITQAVLDKLLPHSSSGGEQSSQVWVHAASPTANNLKKLYEANGWVDAGQWSEVATAIYQFINDCLEETDDLETAVLNFQNSGYSKGFASGMLSPILNALRPDRYAVINNKSADALYQFTNLYTHTSLISYPQANATAQVLLKEYSEILNHAEQFRIHPSDLFDLFTHWLSQNPEALAPMFSARAFWLLDQINQNPTQDIYAKHKDEIKEHVTEPIKRLMGSVKAHLPQQILEVMETEKSLFSNIYGQSGPQHNYWGAFYPKGSKRIIDAQLFTYLDHERFEFGFFLGRNFPNSLLDRFTTRCRHYRGQLSEHLKAVLDDPYFEWPYPEDDGVEEPLPELDDPWLDDPEAARGGVRLSLSLDEIEALPEVKLVHYVAQTFQTLFPLVLMTLEADPAEALEQYWRESVDGEREEIKGIGGIQPIYDLATMAEDLLIPEATLNQWKRAIDRKGQIIFYGPPGTSKTFVARHLARHLVSGSDGFWELMQFHPSYAYEDFMEGIRPRQLGRTLGDQVGVGGADRKPELHNTGFTYEMVPGRFLQFCEAARTRAGLCVLIIDEINRAELSRVFGELMFLLEYRPLSTGSSQMSDFSDIPLAGGTRFQIPSNVRLIGTMNTADRSIALVDHALRRRFAFAGMAPDYELLRRYNIRHNPKFPTETLIAWLEKVNAAIGDIHYALGVSFFLQKQLATHLEDIWCMEIEPYLEEFFFDKPERAEMFGWSKGPFVSTKGNLGTRAAIQIDQTIEKNTEVNVDTNGWSVDTDFDSPGSDDENES from the coding sequence ATGATTACAACGATTGAAGGAACGCTACACGAAAACAAGTCAATGTTCCAAGAACTGCTTTCGGAATGTATTGCAGGCTACCTAACTTCTCCTGATGGCATTGGTCATGTAGATATCAACGTACAATCACGTCTAGCTGCGGAAGAGAATTGGACACAAGTAAGAGACAGCCACGAGCAAGGGAACGACATTACTCAGGCTGTCTTGGATAAGCTGCTGCCGCATTCAAGTTCTGGAGGTGAGCAATCTTCGCAAGTTTGGGTGCACGCAGCTTCACCAACCGCTAACAATTTAAAGAAACTTTACGAGGCGAATGGCTGGGTAGATGCGGGGCAATGGTCTGAAGTTGCAACTGCTATTTATCAGTTTATTAACGATTGTCTGGAGGAAACAGATGATCTTGAAACGGCAGTTTTGAACTTTCAGAATTCGGGCTATAGCAAAGGTTTTGCAAGCGGAATGCTCAGTCCTATTCTTAATGCCCTGAGACCTGATAGATATGCCGTAATCAACAACAAGTCGGCAGATGCGCTCTATCAATTTACAAACTTGTACACACATACAAGTTTGATCTCCTATCCACAGGCAAATGCTACGGCGCAAGTACTTTTAAAAGAATACTCAGAAATCCTGAACCATGCCGAACAGTTTCGAATCCATCCGAGTGACCTGTTCGATCTATTTACTCATTGGCTAAGTCAAAACCCAGAGGCGCTAGCGCCCATGTTTTCAGCAAGAGCTTTCTGGCTCTTGGACCAGATTAATCAAAATCCAACTCAGGACATTTACGCGAAACATAAAGATGAGATAAAAGAGCATGTCACTGAGCCAATCAAGCGTTTAATGGGTTCCGTTAAGGCTCATCTACCACAGCAGATTCTTGAAGTTATGGAGACTGAAAAAAGCCTTTTTTCCAACATCTATGGCCAGTCTGGGCCACAGCATAACTATTGGGGGGCATTCTATCCGAAAGGTAGTAAGAGGATTATTGATGCGCAACTCTTTACTTATTTGGATCACGAGCGCTTTGAGTTTGGTTTCTTTCTAGGAAGAAACTTTCCAAATAGCCTTCTCGATAGATTCACGACGAGATGCAGACATTACAGAGGCCAACTATCAGAACATCTGAAGGCCGTACTCGATGATCCGTATTTCGAATGGCCCTACCCCGAGGACGATGGAGTCGAGGAGCCACTACCCGAGTTGGATGACCCATGGCTTGACGACCCTGAAGCCGCTCGAGGGGGTGTCAGGCTGTCGTTGTCGCTCGACGAGATAGAGGCATTGCCTGAGGTTAAGCTCGTTCATTACGTTGCACAGACATTTCAGACGCTGTTCCCCTTAGTGCTTATGACGCTCGAAGCAGACCCTGCTGAGGCATTAGAACAGTACTGGCGTGAATCGGTGGACGGGGAGAGAGAGGAAATTAAGGGGATAGGAGGAATTCAACCGATATACGATTTAGCCACTATGGCAGAAGATCTCTTGATTCCTGAAGCAACACTTAATCAATGGAAGCGCGCAATTGATCGAAAAGGGCAAATCATATTCTACGGCCCACCGGGGACCAGTAAGACTTTTGTTGCTCGGCATCTAGCGCGGCATCTGGTTAGTGGAAGCGACGGTTTTTGGGAACTGATGCAGTTCCACCCTTCATACGCCTATGAGGATTTCATGGAGGGCATTCGTCCACGGCAGTTAGGTAGGACATTGGGCGATCAGGTAGGTGTTGGTGGTGCGGACAGGAAGCCGGAGCTTCACAATACAGGATTCACATACGAAATGGTACCCGGACGTTTCCTACAATTTTGCGAGGCGGCACGGACACGGGCCGGGCTGTGCGTCCTAATCATCGACGAAATTAATCGTGCGGAACTGTCGCGAGTCTTTGGAGAGCTTATGTTTCTGTTGGAGTATCGTCCTCTTTCAACAGGCTCATCACAGATGAGTGACTTTTCTGACATTCCACTTGCAGGTGGCACGCGTTTCCAGATTCCTTCCAATGTACGCCTAATTGGGACAATGAATACAGCAGATCGGTCAATTGCGCTCGTTGATCACGCTCTGCGCCGCCGTTTCGCGTTTGCAGGTATGGCTCCAGATTATGAATTGCTTCGACGGTATAATATTCGCCACAACCCAAAATTCCCAACTGAAACCCTCATAGCGTGGCTGGAAAAAGTCAATGCTGCAATTGGTGATATCCATTACGCTCTTGGGGTCAGCTTTTTCCTGCAGAAGCAGTTAGCGACACATCTTGAAGATATTTGGTGTATGGAAATCGAACCATATTTGGAAGAATTCTTTTTCGATAAGCCCGAGCGGGCCGAGATGTTTGGTTGGTCAAAAGGTCCATTTGTTAGCACTAAGGGCAACCTCGGTACTCGAGCGGCGATACAAATAGACCAGACTATAGAGAAAAACACCGAAGTCAATGTCGATACCAACGGGTGGAGTGTTGACACCGACTTCGACAGCCCCGGAAGTGACGACGAAAACGAAAGCTAG
- a CDS encoding AAA family ATPase: MIKFIQLRTPYLPRVKAPDHCYLRPDSWDDFGFKTLYSVLVVDSVGSEYEVGWVKIMRRGMEAGRVPLDEEFSSLDRQYCSLGQSQQYYEQLNLLPNDLGREILSALRDCAADLDVWNENRLELPMLNSLLRHVTPQHVEVKFRNILLGVATPTHFRFRFESSEQQDQAHSFGIDINVMPGVMPPTNVHVLVGRNGAGKTRLLAGIAETLTGVKGPTSIGITGDIIFPEEAEDAGRFSDLVTVAFSAFDRFNPISSQTLSGSVRYHYVGLGDEASSRQSPEAKNTGLKSLDLLCKEFASSLSACMSRPRHSRWLEAMVILNSDPGFAELGLEAIQIGDDEAIKDAVDTFSRLSSGHKLVLLTTTRLVELVDERTLVLIDEPESHLHPPLLGSFIRALSNLLVQRNGVAVVATHSPVVLQEVPRSCVWVIRRTGHTITAERPKIETFGENVGIITNEVFQFEVTDSGFYRLLAEAAKTNGYDEILSIFGGQIGAEGRAIARVLTLHHSPEGIE, translated from the coding sequence ATGATAAAGTTCATTCAACTCCGTACTCCTTATTTACCTCGGGTAAAGGCCCCTGACCACTGCTACCTGCGGCCTGATTCGTGGGATGACTTTGGGTTCAAAACCCTTTATTCTGTTCTGGTTGTCGATTCGGTTGGCAGCGAATATGAGGTCGGCTGGGTAAAAATAATGCGGCGTGGCATGGAGGCTGGCAGAGTGCCCCTAGACGAGGAGTTTAGCTCACTGGACCGTCAATACTGTTCCTTGGGCCAATCTCAGCAGTACTATGAGCAACTAAATTTGCTGCCAAACGACCTCGGTCGCGAGATCCTATCCGCACTGCGCGACTGTGCAGCAGACCTAGATGTTTGGAATGAGAATCGTTTGGAACTGCCTATGTTAAATTCATTGCTTCGGCACGTTACGCCGCAGCACGTAGAAGTCAAGTTCCGGAATATATTGCTGGGAGTCGCAACTCCTACCCATTTTCGATTTCGCTTCGAATCTTCCGAGCAGCAGGACCAAGCGCATTCGTTTGGCATTGATATCAATGTAATGCCGGGTGTCATGCCACCAACTAATGTCCATGTCCTTGTTGGGCGGAATGGGGCTGGGAAAACGCGCTTGCTCGCGGGCATAGCAGAGACGCTCACGGGAGTAAAAGGACCGACATCCATTGGCATAACAGGAGATATAATATTCCCTGAAGAGGCGGAAGACGCCGGGAGGTTTTCGGATCTTGTCACGGTAGCTTTTAGCGCCTTCGATAGATTCAATCCGATCTCCTCTCAAACGCTTTCTGGGAGTGTCCGATACCATTATGTCGGGTTAGGAGACGAGGCTAGCTCAAGACAATCTCCCGAGGCGAAGAATACGGGTTTGAAATCTCTAGATCTGTTGTGTAAGGAGTTCGCGTCGTCGCTATCTGCCTGCATGTCACGGCCACGACATAGCCGTTGGCTTGAGGCTATGGTAATCCTCAATTCCGACCCCGGCTTTGCCGAATTGGGACTTGAGGCAATTCAGATCGGCGATGATGAGGCTATCAAGGACGCGGTGGACACTTTTAGCCGACTTAGTTCGGGACACAAGCTAGTCCTACTCACAACGACTCGTCTAGTAGAGCTTGTCGATGAGCGAACGTTGGTCCTTATAGATGAGCCGGAGAGCCACCTCCATCCGCCATTACTGGGTTCGTTCATTCGCGCTCTTTCGAATCTCTTAGTTCAACGAAATGGTGTGGCCGTTGTCGCTACGCATTCTCCTGTTGTGTTGCAGGAAGTTCCGCGATCTTGTGTATGGGTTATTAGACGAACGGGACATACTATAACGGCAGAGCGGCCAAAAATTGAAACTTTTGGCGAGAATGTCGGCATCATTACAAACGAAGTGTTCCAATTTGAAGTGACAGACAGCGGATTTTACCGATTGCTAGCTGAGGCAGCCAAAACCAACGGGTATGATGAGATTCTTAGCATTTTTGGCGGGCAGATCGGGGCTGAGGGGCGAGCCATAGCGCGTGTACTCACATTACATCACAGTCCGGAGGGCATCGAATGA